DNA sequence from the Caulobacter segnis genome:
AGTCGGTCGTCCAGTCGGTGAACACCAACGGCACGGCCTTCGGCAACCTGACCAACATCGAGGTGGACGAGGACGGCTACGTCTCGGCGATCTTCGACAACGGCGTCACCCGCCGGATCGCCCAGGTCGCCGTGGCCACCTTCAGCAACCCGAACGGCCTGAAGGGCGTCAACGGTAACGCCTATCGCGTCACCAACGAGAGCGGCACCTACAGCCTGAAAGCTCCGGGCCAGGGCGGCGCCGGTTCGCTGGCCCCCTCGACCTTGGAAGCTTCGACTGTCGACCTGTCGACTGAGTTCACCGGCCTGATCACCACGCAACGAGCCTACTCGGCTTCGTCGAAAATCATCACGACGGCAGATCAGATGCTGGAAGAACTTCTGAATATTAAGCGGTGATCCTAGGGATTAACGATCTTTAATTCTTGTGTTTCACACTGAGACACTACGGACTGCTTAAGAGCCATCTTGTTTAGGCCTTTCTTTACTATTGGAATTAAGCCGATGTTATTGGGCGGCGCCTATAGTGGGTCTCAACAGTGATGGTTGTGGGAAAGGCGTAAAGCCATGTTGCAGCAGCAGCGCACGAACAGCCGGGGTGAAAAGTATGTCATCGGTCCGACCGGTGCGCCTCTTACCCTGTCGGATTTGCCGCCGCCGGAAACCCAGCGTTGGGTGATCCGTCGTAAGGCCGAGGTCGTGGCCGCCGTCCGCGGGGGCCTGCTCTCGCTCGACGAGGCTTGCGATCGCTACAAGCTGACCAACGAGGAGTTCCTCGCGTGGCAGCAATCGATCGATCGGCACGGCCTGGCCGGCCTGCGGACCACTCGGATCCAGCAGTACCGTTAAGGTCCGGCGCGTTAAGAACCGGGCGGGGGTGCGTTAATGTGACCACCCCCTTGAGACCCCGAAAATCCCCAAGGCCTTGCGCCAAAGGGGTTTGAAGACCTTCAGCGGCCGCTCCCGAAAGGGGGCGGCCGCGACGTTTTGGCGCCTCCGCGCGGCCTTCCGAGCCCCAAATATAAACGCCTCGTTTACCTTGTACTGGGTAAATCCTGCCTACCGACGGGCGGTTCTCGTTCGCGTGTCGGTTCCTCCTCGCGGAGGCGTTGGGATCAGGGGTGAGGCTTCGTGGAAAGCTTTCTGGGTTCGATCAAGCAGTTCGGCGTCGGGCGACTGGCCGCGATGCTCGGCGTGGGCGCCGGCGTCGTCGCG
Encoded proteins:
- the sciP gene encoding CtrA inhibitor SciP, producing MLQQQRTNSRGEKYVIGPTGAPLTLSDLPPPETQRWVIRRKAEVVAAVRGGLLSLDEACDRYKLTNEEFLAWQQSIDRHGLAGLRTTRIQQYR